A region from the Pseudomonas sp. KU26590 genome encodes:
- a CDS encoding helix-turn-helix transcriptional regulator: MQKLRRKAVCEKLGDINPVTLWRITRNDPLFPNAVHINGRVIGWLERELNAWLQQRAAKRVSIKTSETDAQG, from the coding sequence ATGCAAAAACTGAGGCGTAAGGCGGTCTGCGAAAAATTGGGCGACATAAATCCTGTAACTTTGTGGCGTATCACGCGAAATGATCCATTATTCCCAAATGCAGTTCATATCAATGGCCGTGTAATAGGTTGGTTAGAGCGTGAGTTAAATGCTTGGCTGCAACAGCGAGCTGCGAAGAGGGTGTCAATTAAAACATCTGAAACGGATGCACAGGGGTGA